A window of the Teredinibacter franksiae genome harbors these coding sequences:
- a CDS encoding ATP-binding cassette domain-containing protein, translated as MIQLNKIGLQRGHKVLLEDADLTIYPGQKWGIVGGNGSGKTTLFKLLLGEVSEDSGQLQIPGHWQLSHMAQEVGATQRTALDYVIDGDQPLRKIEEKILQNADKGEQLALLYQQLEAIDGYTASTRAERLLYGLGFSANDSGKHVKDFSGGWRIRLNLARALMCRSDLLLLDEPTNHLDLDATLWLEQWLKNYKGTLLIISHDRDFLDNLAEGIVHVDQLKLNAYNGNYSAFERQRVERLAQHKAEFDKQQVRIAEIENFVRRFRAKATKAKQAQSRLKELERMEKISPAHIDSPFSFSFPEPDRIPQTMITLDSASIGYNQTPIVSGIELSVLGTSRIGLLGHNGAGKSSLIKALSGELALMSGEKVDGTHLRCGYFAQHQLEALDLNASCALHLQRLTPKATEQEVRNFLGGYGFQGDRAFETIEHFSGGEKARLALAILAWQKPNLLLLDEPTNHLDLEMRHALTLALQTWESALVIVSHDRHLLRSTVDQFMLVDGGKITDFDGTLDDYQNWLLQDAPQDISAGSKPSAKQDKKELRQQQAAIRNQLAPFTKQIKQLENKLAKLADELTKIETRLAEPALYESQSAQLPPLLKQQGEIKNAMESIEIEWLELSEEKESLEAQLQ; from the coding sequence ATGATTCAACTAAACAAAATAGGCCTGCAGCGCGGGCACAAGGTACTACTGGAAGATGCCGACCTAACAATATACCCCGGACAAAAATGGGGCATCGTCGGTGGAAATGGCAGCGGCAAAACAACCCTCTTCAAACTGTTACTGGGCGAAGTAAGCGAGGACTCGGGCCAACTCCAAATTCCAGGCCATTGGCAACTGTCACACATGGCACAGGAAGTCGGTGCAACGCAGCGAACAGCCCTCGATTATGTGATCGACGGCGATCAGCCATTGCGAAAAATTGAAGAGAAGATATTACAAAACGCCGATAAAGGAGAACAACTCGCCCTGCTCTATCAACAGCTAGAAGCTATTGATGGCTACACCGCTTCCACACGGGCCGAGCGCCTACTATACGGGCTGGGGTTTTCGGCCAACGACAGCGGCAAACACGTAAAAGACTTTTCCGGAGGCTGGCGAATACGCCTAAACCTCGCGCGCGCACTTATGTGTCGCTCTGACCTACTACTACTAGATGAGCCGACCAACCACCTCGATTTGGATGCAACACTATGGCTCGAACAGTGGCTGAAAAATTATAAAGGCACACTGCTTATTATTTCTCACGACAGAGATTTCCTCGATAATTTAGCCGAAGGCATCGTGCACGTAGATCAACTGAAACTCAACGCGTACAACGGCAACTATTCCGCGTTCGAGCGACAGCGCGTCGAACGGCTTGCACAGCATAAGGCCGAATTTGATAAACAGCAGGTTCGTATTGCCGAAATAGAAAATTTTGTTCGCCGGTTTCGTGCAAAAGCAACCAAGGCCAAGCAAGCGCAAAGCCGACTTAAAGAGCTAGAGCGCATGGAGAAAATTTCTCCCGCCCACATAGACTCGCCTTTTAGCTTTTCTTTTCCCGAGCCAGATCGAATCCCACAAACCATGATTACGTTGGATAGCGCCAGCATTGGCTACAATCAAACGCCGATTGTGTCGGGTATCGAACTCAGCGTTCTTGGCACCAGCCGTATTGGGCTACTGGGCCACAATGGCGCAGGTAAAAGTTCACTTATTAAAGCACTCTCGGGCGAGCTTGCATTAATGAGTGGCGAAAAAGTCGATGGCACTCACCTTCGATGCGGCTACTTCGCCCAACACCAACTAGAAGCGTTGGATCTTAATGCTTCCTGCGCGCTGCATTTACAACGGCTCACACCAAAAGCAACAGAACAAGAAGTTCGGAATTTCCTCGGCGGCTACGGCTTCCAAGGAGATCGCGCCTTTGAAACAATCGAGCATTTTTCAGGTGGTGAAAAAGCGCGACTAGCTTTGGCTATTCTTGCGTGGCAAAAACCCAATCTTCTTTTACTTGACGAACCCACCAACCATCTCGACCTAGAAATGCGCCACGCGCTTACGCTCGCCCTGCAAACATGGGAAAGCGCACTGGTAATCGTATCGCACGACAGGCACCTACTGCGCTCAACCGTCGATCAATTTATGTTGGTCGATGGCGGAAAAATAACAGACTTCGATGGCACGCTTGATGACTACCAAAACTGGCTACTTCAAGATGCCCCACAGGACATAAGTGCAGGCAGCAAACCGTCAGCAAAACAAGACAAAAAAGAACTGCGACAACAACAAGCCGCCATCCGCAATCAGCTCGCGCCCTTCACCAAACAAATAAAACAACTTGAAAATAAGCTCGCGAAACTTGCCGATGAGCTTACAAAAATAGAAACCAGACTAGCAGAGCCAGCCTTATACGAAAGCCAGTCCGCACAACTCCCCCCACTACTCAAACAGCAGGGTGAAATCAAGAACGCCATGGAATCCATAGAAATAGAATGGCTGGAATTGAGTGAAGAAAAAGAGTCACTAGAAGCGCAATTACAATAA
- a CDS encoding GNAT family N-acetyltransferase codes for MLASFSTVVADYDNTAHVEAIGCLMRDYSADVMGGGEPLTHEHCKRIAGELKRYGGAVTVLAFDSSEKAVGLATSLRSFSTFMLKPLLNLHDVYVDEGWRRRGVGAALLKESERVARELGCCKLTLEVLSNNHSAQSLYRRVGFEPYELSGEAGQALFWQKKIV; via the coding sequence ATGTTAGCCTCATTCTCAACGGTTGTTGCCGATTACGATAATACCGCGCATGTTGAAGCCATTGGCTGTTTAATGCGAGATTATTCTGCCGATGTGATGGGCGGCGGTGAACCGCTTACTCATGAGCACTGTAAGCGTATCGCAGGTGAGCTAAAGCGCTATGGTGGCGCGGTAACGGTGTTGGCTTTTGATAGTAGTGAGAAGGCTGTTGGCTTGGCTACGTCGTTGCGTTCTTTTTCTACGTTTATGCTTAAACCGCTGTTAAATTTACATGATGTTTATGTGGATGAAGGTTGGCGCCGCAGGGGCGTTGGTGCTGCTCTTTTAAAGGAGAGTGAGCGGGTGGCGCGGGAGCTGGGTTGCTGTAAGTTAACACTTGAAGTGTTGAGCAATAACCACTCGGCGCAATCACTTTATAGAAGGGTAGGGTTTGAGCCGTACGAGCTGTCGGGTGAGGCTGGCCAGGCGCTTTTTTGGCAAAAGAAAATAGTATAG
- the rpmF gene encoding 50S ribosomal protein L32, with the protein MAVQKSKKTRSRRGMRRSHDALTGPTLSVDPTTGEKHLRHHVTADGFYRGTKVIDIADDE; encoded by the coding sequence ATGGCAGTTCAGAAGAGCAAGAAAACCCGTTCAAGACGTGGCATGCGTCGTTCGCACGATGCGCTTACCGGTCCAACCCTTTCGGTAGATCCTACTACCGGTGAAAAACACCTTCGTCACCACGTGACGGCAGATGGTTTTTATCGTGGTACTAAAGTGATTGATATTGCCGACGACGAGTAA
- a CDS encoding Maf family protein, translating to MTFPSNSEASGSIPASAPLILASSSSYRRAQLAQLGLKHTCQPADINETPLTGEPAEKLALRLAEGKARAIAKTTNAASLIIGCDQTASCGNTLLGKPLTEAVAIKQLSTCSGTTVTFNSALCVINNYSGEALLDNIVTRVQFRLLSEKDITTYIKKEQPLDCAGSFKCEGLGIALFDTIHSDDPSALIGLPLIALTRMLRQFGVDAIQQSQPL from the coding sequence ATGACATTTCCTTCCAACTCTGAGGCAAGCGGTTCAATACCGGCGTCGGCTCCACTCATTCTCGCCTCCAGCTCATCATACCGACGTGCTCAACTAGCTCAGCTGGGGCTAAAACATACATGCCAGCCAGCCGACATTAATGAAACCCCTTTAACCGGTGAGCCCGCCGAAAAGCTAGCCCTCAGGCTTGCCGAAGGCAAAGCGCGGGCTATCGCCAAAACAACGAATGCTGCATCGCTGATTATCGGCTGCGACCAAACCGCCAGTTGCGGCAACACGCTACTAGGTAAGCCACTAACAGAAGCCGTGGCCATAAAGCAGCTAAGCACATGTTCCGGCACCACCGTAACGTTTAACAGCGCACTTTGCGTGATCAACAACTATAGCGGCGAAGCGCTATTAGACAATATCGTTACGCGCGTTCAATTTCGGCTTCTTAGCGAAAAAGACATCACTACCTATATAAAGAAGGAGCAACCACTAGACTGCGCCGGAAGTTTCAAGTGCGAAGGCCTAGGGATAGCGCTCTTTGACACCATTCACAGCGATGACCCTTCGGCCCTCATTGGCCTGCCGCTCATTGCACTTACCCGTATGCTGCGCCAATTCGGCGTGGACGCTATTCAACAATCGCAACCTCTATGA
- a CDS encoding YceD family protein, producing the protein MKPLPRLVEPRKLALANAKLAGIVPEVSLSRLREIALDSSTESTSTILVQAELELFRDEQGRLVVVGKVSAKLQMQCQRCLGPLEKSVTTEVSLAVVRDEEKAQQLPKHLEPWIVEDDLGDLHAMLEEELLLALPAFALHDFACIDADQLSIGDVVEAVDEVEHDEEGNPFNALASLKQTLKKSD; encoded by the coding sequence TTGAAACCGCTTCCGAGGCTAGTAGAGCCTAGAAAACTCGCTCTTGCGAACGCCAAACTGGCGGGCATTGTACCTGAGGTTTCCCTATCTCGCTTGCGCGAAATAGCGTTAGATTCAAGTACTGAATCCACGTCGACCATACTGGTCCAGGCCGAACTCGAATTGTTCAGAGATGAGCAGGGAAGGTTGGTTGTGGTCGGTAAGGTTTCGGCAAAGTTGCAAATGCAATGTCAGCGCTGTTTAGGGCCTCTTGAGAAAAGCGTTACCACCGAGGTTAGCTTAGCGGTTGTTCGGGACGAAGAAAAAGCCCAGCAATTACCGAAGCATCTCGAGCCCTGGATTGTAGAAGACGATCTGGGTGATTTGCATGCAATGTTAGAGGAAGAGCTACTGTTGGCGTTGCCAGCTTTTGCTTTGCACGACTTTGCATGTATCGACGCAGACCAGTTAAGTATTGGTGATGTCGTTGAAGCAGTAGATGAGGTTGAGCACGATGAAGAGGGTAACCCCTTTAACGCGCTTGCCAGTTTAAAGCAGACTTTGAAAAAATCTGATTAA
- a CDS encoding HAD family hydrolase, producing MLYIFDWDGTISNSAAKIVSCMRAATDDAGLASRSDDEIKNIIGLGLPEAIRLLYPDILDEKLEHVRQGYSAFFLGADVTPSPFFDGAMETMQALADAGHSLAVATGKSRRGLDRVLKKLDLHAFFHGSRCADETVSKPDPKMLTELLAEFNCSAAEAVMIGDTEYDMAMAQAIDMPRIAVSFGAHHIDRLKPYKPVLCVDEFSQILEWKP from the coding sequence GTGCTTTATATATTTGATTGGGATGGAACAATTAGTAACTCTGCCGCTAAAATTGTCAGTTGCATGCGTGCCGCCACTGATGATGCTGGCCTTGCCAGTAGAAGCGACGACGAGATAAAAAATATTATTGGCCTGGGTTTGCCTGAGGCGATTCGTTTGCTTTACCCCGATATTTTGGACGAAAAGTTGGAGCATGTTCGGCAAGGGTATTCAGCCTTTTTCCTTGGGGCTGATGTTACGCCGTCACCCTTTTTTGATGGTGCGATGGAAACCATGCAGGCGCTGGCGGATGCCGGGCACTCACTTGCGGTTGCTACAGGTAAAAGCCGTCGTGGGCTAGATAGGGTATTAAAGAAACTTGATTTGCACGCCTTTTTCCACGGTAGTCGTTGTGCGGACGAAACGGTATCCAAGCCAGACCCTAAAATGTTAACGGAGTTGTTGGCAGAGTTTAATTGTTCTGCTGCAGAGGCGGTAATGATTGGTGATACTGAGTACGATATGGCGATGGCTCAGGCTATTGATATGCCGCGTATTGCCGTGAGTTTTGGCGCTCATCATATTGATAGGTTGAAGCCGTATAAGCCTGTATTGTGTGTGGATGAGTTCAGTCAAATATTGGAATGGAAACCCTAA
- the rluC gene encoding 23S rRNA pseudouridine(955/2504/2580) synthase RluC, translated as MSGPFKPIYPPRVLIVVTIPAGSTKSTHSAKVQYLVIDEDSEGQRLDNFLLSKLKGVPKSLIYRVIRKGEVRINKGRAKPERKLQAGDSVRVPPIRVSQEKPEVKPSGNLRSLLEASVLYESKELMVVNKPSGLAVHGGSGISLGLIESLRQMRPENSFMELVHRLDRDTSGCILVAKKRSMLVYLQGLFRGVKQIDKRYLALVRGRWPNRAKVIDASLQKNELSSGERMVRVSLEGKPSKTEFDVVKRFEEVTLVQAKPITGRTHQIRVHALHKGHPLVGDDKYGNDDFNKQMKKQGCRRLFLHAASLQFMLPDGQSLLVQAPLPEELQNFIDVLE; from the coding sequence ATGTCCGGCCCGTTCAAGCCAATCTACCCGCCAAGAGTTCTAATTGTTGTGACCATTCCCGCCGGTAGTACCAAAAGTACCCATAGTGCCAAAGTTCAATACTTAGTTATTGATGAGGATTCAGAAGGTCAACGCCTGGATAATTTCCTGCTGTCAAAGCTAAAGGGTGTGCCTAAGTCGCTTATATACCGCGTCATTAGAAAGGGCGAGGTGCGCATTAATAAAGGCCGCGCCAAGCCAGAGCGAAAATTACAGGCCGGTGATTCCGTGCGTGTTCCGCCTATTCGCGTTTCTCAGGAAAAGCCTGAAGTAAAGCCCAGCGGTAACCTGCGCAGCCTGTTAGAGGCCTCGGTTTTATATGAGAGCAAAGAATTAATGGTCGTTAATAAGCCCTCGGGGCTAGCGGTGCACGGTGGAAGCGGTATTAGCTTGGGTTTGATTGAGTCTTTGCGGCAAATGCGCCCGGAGAACAGTTTTATGGAGCTGGTTCACCGTTTGGATCGCGATACCTCTGGCTGCATACTGGTGGCTAAAAAACGCTCCATGCTGGTGTATTTGCAAGGGTTGTTTCGGGGAGTAAAGCAGATTGACAAGCGCTACTTGGCCCTTGTTCGGGGTCGTTGGCCTAACCGTGCGAAAGTTATCGACGCATCCTTGCAAAAAAATGAGCTGTCTAGTGGTGAGCGAATGGTACGGGTTAGCTTGGAAGGTAAACCGTCGAAGACAGAGTTTGACGTTGTTAAGCGTTTTGAAGAGGTTACGCTAGTGCAGGCCAAGCCTATAACCGGCCGTACCCATCAGATACGTGTTCATGCGCTTCATAAGGGTCACCCGCTAGTGGGTGATGACAAATATGGTAACGATGATTTCAACAAGCAAATGAAAAAACAGGGCTGTCGCCGCTTGTTTCTGCATGCGGCGTCGTTGCAGTTTATGTTGCCGGATGGGCAGTCATTGTTGGTGCAGGCGCCTTTACCTGAAGAATTACAAAACTTTATCGATGTGCTGGAGTAG